A portion of the Pseudoalteromonas luteoviolacea genome contains these proteins:
- a CDS encoding YbaB/EbfC family nucleoid-associated protein, translating to MFKGGMGNIMKQAQQMQERMEKAQEEIKSLEVTGEAGAGLVKVTMLGSHNVRRVEIDESLMEDDKDMIEDLLAAAVNDAVRRVGEESQKRMSDVTGGMQMPPGFKMPF from the coding sequence ATGTTTAAAGGTGGAATGGGCAATATCATGAAGCAAGCTCAGCAAATGCAAGAGCGCATGGAAAAAGCCCAAGAAGAAATCAAAAGCTTAGAAGTAACTGGTGAAGCAGGTGCTGGTCTTGTGAAAGTAACTATGCTTGGTAGCCACAATGTTCGTCGTGTAGAAATTGATGAAAGTCTAATGGAAGACGACAAAGACATGATTGAAGATTTACTTGCAGCTGCGGTAAATGATGCTGTGCGCCGTGTAGGCGAAGAGTCACAAAAGCGCATGTCTGATGTAACCGGTGGAATGCAAATGCCGCCTGGCTTTAAAATGCCTTTCTAA
- the dnaX gene encoding DNA polymerase III subunit gamma/tau — protein sequence MSYQVLARKWRPQSFHEMMGQEHVKQALINALNEQRLHHAYLFTGTRGVGKTTIARIFAKSLNCEQGISSTPCGQCSTCEEIEAGKFIDLIEIDAASRTKVEDTREILDNVQYAPTRGRYKVYLIDEVHMLSKHSFNALLKTLEEPPEHVKFLLATTDPQKLPITILSRCLQFNLNAMAKGQIVEQLAKILPKENFQFEDDALSVLAKAADGSMRDALSLTDQAIAQTNGHLTVAAVQQMLGLMDSAHAMLLMSAVLCQDGNALMAEVENIALKNGNFVSVIDDLIALLHIIQLTQLVPQAAHVGQFDQQQVKALAEEISPQTAQMLYQLLLSGKKDLSWAPDAKLGFEMVMLRLLAFEGTDFSQTGVLPAATKVHQAQEKKSKAGALRDILNNNQKKTLNSEPEAHLAQPQARPANTAQQSALAQPMQAEPVQHAPHSTTTHVAQAETVHHAPSSTTTHVAQTEPEHHAPHSAPTHATQAEPIHNALHHASEHAESHSEAGRPTTPIAPHRAPLGGGSTPPEYEQQYNDIMAQAAAQGFNEPTPESNGLPENTAQVSANADTSPGQLYAQKQGQAQSAIAKILQNRQISGAGKLLGGKETPKKPSSDNHIPKNNPTPSYEQRVEQPAPNNLPVEGEGTRIPDQAPVATKPHTPIPTRTKTKKPEISERFKKDESKLAPELLEQLSPTPAKVDEQEHVIEMPVPENFTSPISSLKFAYEKDDWANLIEKMALSGRVRQFALHAMYEKKGNLCVLKAEQNQQHLDSPMLRDKLQQSFTLALSEPVELQMEFVEQVQSTPFLIQQDIDQQRYLEAVDAVNSDPIIQTMVAEFDAVVNEKSVKAL from the coding sequence ATGAGCTATCAGGTCTTAGCAAGAAAGTGGCGGCCTCAATCATTCCATGAAATGATGGGTCAGGAACATGTAAAGCAGGCATTGATTAATGCCTTAAATGAGCAAAGGTTACATCATGCTTATTTGTTTACAGGTACCCGAGGTGTGGGCAAAACGACTATTGCTAGGATCTTTGCTAAAAGCTTGAATTGTGAGCAAGGTATATCTTCTACCCCGTGTGGGCAGTGCAGTACTTGTGAAGAGATCGAGGCAGGTAAATTCATCGATCTGATTGAGATTGATGCGGCATCAAGAACCAAAGTAGAAGATACGAGGGAAATATTAGATAACGTCCAATATGCACCAACGCGAGGCCGTTACAAAGTCTATTTAATTGACGAAGTACACATGCTGTCGAAGCACAGTTTCAACGCATTACTCAAGACGTTAGAAGAGCCGCCAGAGCATGTGAAGTTTTTACTGGCCACGACGGATCCACAAAAGTTACCAATTACGATTTTATCTCGCTGTTTACAGTTTAATTTGAATGCGATGGCGAAAGGTCAAATTGTTGAACAACTGGCGAAAATATTACCAAAAGAAAACTTCCAATTTGAAGATGATGCGTTAAGTGTTTTGGCTAAGGCTGCCGATGGTAGTATGCGTGATGCACTAAGCCTTACCGATCAAGCAATTGCACAAACCAATGGGCATTTGACTGTAGCAGCAGTACAGCAGATGCTAGGCCTGATGGATAGTGCACATGCGATGTTACTCATGAGTGCTGTATTGTGCCAAGACGGTAATGCTTTGATGGCAGAAGTTGAAAACATTGCTTTGAAAAATGGTAACTTTGTTAGTGTCATTGATGACTTAATAGCGCTATTACACATCATCCAATTGACACAACTTGTGCCACAGGCTGCACATGTTGGTCAATTTGATCAACAACAAGTGAAGGCTCTGGCAGAAGAAATTTCACCACAAACAGCCCAGATGTTATACCAGTTGCTATTGAGCGGCAAAAAAGATTTAAGCTGGGCGCCTGATGCTAAGTTAGGCTTTGAAATGGTAATGCTTAGGTTGCTTGCTTTTGAAGGCACTGACTTCTCACAAACCGGAGTTCTCCCTGCTGCTACTAAAGTACATCAAGCACAAGAAAAAAAGTCCAAAGCAGGTGCGTTGCGCGACATATTAAACAATAACCAAAAAAAAACGTTAAATAGCGAACCCGAAGCGCACTTGGCTCAACCTCAAGCTAGGCCAGCTAATACTGCGCAGCAAAGTGCATTGGCGCAACCCATGCAGGCAGAACCTGTTCAGCATGCACCGCATAGCACAACGACGCACGTAGCGCAGGCAGAAACTGTACATCATGCACCGTCTAGTACAACGACGCACGTGGCGCAGACAGAACCAGAACATCATGCACCGCATAGTGCGCCTACGCATGCTACGCAGGCAGAACCAATACATAACGCATTGCATCATGCATCAGAGCACGCTGAATCTCACAGTGAAGCAGGTCGGCCAACTACACCAATAGCTCCTCATAGAGCCCCTTTAGGCGGGGGGTCTACACCGCCTGAATATGAACAACAATATAACGATATCATGGCGCAAGCTGCGGCACAGGGCTTTAACGAGCCTACGCCAGAGAGTAATGGCTTACCTGAAAACACTGCTCAAGTATCTGCGAACGCTGATACATCACCAGGCCAACTTTATGCGCAAAAGCAAGGGCAAGCGCAATCAGCCATCGCCAAAATTTTGCAAAATAGACAGATTTCTGGTGCAGGAAAGTTATTAGGGGGCAAAGAAACGCCAAAAAAGCCCAGTAGTGATAATCACATTCCTAAAAACAATCCAACTCCTTCCTACGAGCAACGGGTAGAGCAACCGGCACCAAACAACTTGCCAGTTGAGGGAGAGGGAACCAGAATACCTGATCAAGCCCCAGTCGCTACAAAGCCTCACACTCCGATTCCAACGCGCACTAAAACTAAAAAGCCTGAAATATCAGAGCGATTTAAGAAAGATGAGAGTAAGTTAGCGCCAGAGTTACTGGAGCAACTATCACCGACTCCCGCAAAAGTTGATGAGCAAGAGCATGTAATTGAAATGCCTGTGCCTGAAAACTTTACTAGCCCAATTAGCAGCTTGAAGTTCGCATATGAAAAAGATGATTGGGCAAACTTAATCGAGAAAATGGCGCTCAGTGGTCGCGTTAGGCAGTTCGCTTTGCATGCGATGTACGAGAAAAAGGGCAATCTGTGTGTATTAAAGGCTGAGCAAAATCAGCAGCATTTAGACTCGCCTATGCTTAGAGATAAATTACAGCAGTCATTTACGTTGGCCTTAAGCGAGCCGGTAGAGCTGCAAATGGAGTTTGTTGAGCAGGTGCAATCTACTCCGTTTTTAATACAACAAGATATTGATCAACAGCGATATTTAGAAGCTGTAGATGCCGTCAATTCAGACCCTATTATCCAGACGATGGTGGCTGAATTTGATGCGGTGGTAAACGAAAAATCGGTAAAGGCATTGTAA
- the apt gene encoding adenine phosphoribosyltransferase, with protein sequence MTQQNLSLIKDSIATVPDYPKAGIMFRDVTTLLANPEAFQATMDAFVAAYKDQGFDKIIGTESRGFIFGAPLALALGIPFIPVRKPGKLPREVISQSYQLEYGEDTLELHTDAVAEGDKVLLVDDLLATGGTIEATAKLVSRLGGQATDAAFVISLPELGGEERVAALGINILKLVEFDGE encoded by the coding sequence ATGACACAACAAAATTTGTCTTTGATCAAAGATAGTATCGCAACAGTGCCTGATTATCCTAAAGCTGGCATTATGTTTAGAGATGTAACTACATTACTTGCAAACCCTGAAGCATTTCAAGCGACGATGGACGCGTTTGTAGCAGCATATAAGGACCAAGGATTTGACAAAATCATTGGCACTGAGTCTCGCGGGTTTATTTTTGGTGCACCGCTAGCGTTAGCGCTTGGGATTCCTTTTATTCCTGTGCGCAAACCTGGTAAGTTGCCAAGAGAAGTGATCAGCCAGTCTTACCAACTAGAATACGGAGAAGATACGCTAGAGCTTCACACGGACGCAGTTGCTGAGGGTGATAAAGTATTATTGGTGGATGATTTGTTGGCAACCGGTGGTACGATTGAAGCGACTGCTAAGTTAGTTTCTCGTCTAGGTGGTCAAGCAACTGATGCTGCTTTTGTTATTTCATTGCCTGAGCTTGGTGGTGAGGAGCGAGTGGCTGCATTGGGTATTAATATTCTAAAATTAGTAGAATTCGACGGCGAGTAG
- a CDS encoding HvfC family RiPP maturation protein yields the protein MSFQEVQASFVAHIKDPDNVAKPSDVEERRMKIYRELFFNNVEGFVASAFPVLKSLYNQCEWYSLVRKFFAQHSCESPYFLEISQEFLHFLENTYQPTEYDPVFMYELAHYEWVELNVSILKREPSDRIRDERIQENDALYLSSVAQCVQYTFPVHQIQTDFQPSEPEGGPYGFVVYRDHDDETQFIALNPMTSLLLTSIEQNPGVSILQLSEQIAQQIPGFSAEQLLLGALQTLQQFTELGIIVDKKNNSALLRS from the coding sequence ATGTCATTCCAGGAGGTTCAGGCTTCATTTGTGGCACACATTAAAGATCCAGATAATGTTGCAAAACCCTCAGATGTTGAAGAGCGGAGGATGAAGATTTATAGAGAGTTATTTTTTAACAATGTGGAGGGCTTCGTTGCTTCAGCGTTTCCGGTATTAAAGAGCCTATATAATCAATGTGAGTGGTATAGTCTAGTAAGAAAGTTCTTTGCTCAGCATTCGTGTGAAAGTCCATATTTTTTGGAGATAAGTCAGGAGTTTCTACATTTTTTAGAAAACACGTATCAGCCAACGGAGTACGATCCTGTATTTATGTATGAGCTGGCGCATTATGAGTGGGTAGAACTCAATGTGTCTATCTTAAAGCGTGAGCCGAGTGATAGAATTCGTGATGAACGGATCCAAGAAAATGATGCTTTGTATCTTTCAAGTGTCGCACAATGTGTTCAATATACCTTTCCTGTTCACCAAATCCAAACGGATTTTCAACCTTCGGAGCCTGAAGGGGGGCCATATGGGTTTGTTGTTTATCGTGACCATGACGACGAAACGCAATTTATAGCTCTTAACCCGATGACGAGCTTGTTATTGACGAGTATTGAACAAAACCCAGGTGTGAGTATTTTACAGTTAAGTGAGCAAATAGCTCAACAGATCCCAGGGTTTAGCGCTGAGCAACTATTACTGGGTGCATTACAGACACTTCAGCAATTTACAGAGTTAGGTATCATTGTAGATAAAAAGAACAATTCAGCTTTGTTGAGGTCGTGA
- a CDS encoding HvfB family MNIO-type RiPP peptide maturase — protein sequence MKQAFGNVGLGLRREMLDDALRRPSNLVDFYEVAPENWMTLGGKFGSQFAKLTDQHNFVCHGLSLSLGSTDALDTEFIANLKAFFAQHNIKCYSEHLSYCSGNGHMYDLMPIPFTEEAVVHTAKRIAEVQDRLERRIAVENVSYYAAPGQNITELEFTLAVLQEADCDLLLDVNNIYVNSINHGYDANAFLAALPSERIAYGHIAGHYEEDKDLLVDTHGADVCDPVWQLLHNAYEIHGVFPTLLERDFNIPPYEILLEEVQQIHHIQASFQHAKKGIA from the coding sequence ATGAAACAAGCTTTTGGCAATGTAGGTTTAGGGCTTCGTAGAGAGATGTTAGACGATGCACTCCGTCGACCTTCTAATTTGGTGGATTTTTATGAAGTTGCACCAGAAAACTGGATGACATTGGGAGGAAAGTTTGGTTCACAATTCGCGAAACTGACCGATCAGCATAACTTTGTGTGCCACGGCTTATCATTATCACTTGGCTCTACAGATGCACTTGATACGGAGTTTATTGCAAACTTAAAAGCGTTTTTTGCACAACATAACATTAAGTGCTACAGCGAGCATCTCAGCTATTGTTCGGGTAATGGGCATATGTATGACTTGATGCCCATTCCATTTACCGAAGAGGCCGTTGTACATACCGCCAAGCGAATTGCAGAGGTGCAAGACAGGCTTGAGCGACGTATTGCGGTCGAAAATGTGTCTTACTATGCTGCACCAGGCCAAAATATCACTGAGCTGGAGTTTACTTTAGCAGTTTTACAAGAGGCCGATTGTGATTTATTGCTGGATGTTAACAATATCTATGTAAATTCAATTAATCATGGATACGATGCCAATGCATTTTTAGCTGCACTTCCTTCAGAGCGTATTGCATATGGGCATATTGCAGGTCACTACGAGGAGGATAAAGATTTACTCGTTGACACACATGGTGCAGATGTATGTGATCCTGTCTGGCAATTATTGCATAATGCCTATGAGATCCATGGTGTTTTCCCAACACTATTAGAACGTGATTTTAACATTCCACCTTATGAGATTTTACTTGAAGAGGTACAGCAAATTCATCATATTCAAGCGTCGTTTCAACATGCGAAAAAGGGGATTGCTTAA
- a CDS encoding HvfA family oxazolone/thioamide-modified RiPP metallophore produces the protein MNTVKKNTLALTLSAAVASTAALASGEASANPFSYEVLTAGYQLDASEGKCGEGKCGGDAKSKEGKCGEGKCGGAKSKEGKCGEGKCGGAKSKEGKCGEGKCGGAKSKEGKCGEGKCGGSTKNKEGKCGEGKCGGSH, from the coding sequence ATGAATACAGTAAAGAAAAATACCCTAGCACTAACTTTGAGTGCAGCTGTTGCGAGTACTGCGGCATTGGCTTCTGGTGAGGCTTCTGCAAACCCATTTTCATATGAAGTTTTAACTGCTGGCTATCAGCTGGATGCGAGTGAAGGCAAATGTGGTGAAGGGAAATGCGGCGGTGATGCAAAAAGTAAAGAAGGCAAATGTGGTGAAGGTAAGTGTGGCGGCGCTAAAAGCAAAGAAGGCAAATGCGGTGAGGGCAAGTGCGGCGGTGCTAAAAGCAAAGAAGGCAAATGCGGCGAAGGTAAATGTGGTGGCGCTAAAAGCAAAGAAGGTAAGTGCGGCGAAGGTAAATGTGGCGGCAGCACAAAAAATAAAGAAGGCAAATGCGGTGAAGGTAAATGTGGTGGTAGCCACTAA
- a CDS encoding tRNA-dihydrouridine synthase — protein MKLILAPMEGVVDFKMRELLTDLGGFDLCVTEFVRVVDLTLPRRVFVRYCPELLNGGLTRSGTPVRIQLLGQVPHVLAANARKAVKLGSHGIDLNFGCPAKTVNKSKGGAVLLKEPEQIYQIIKAVREAVPEEHVVSAKIRLGFDDDANSCEIVDAVQSAGASSLAIHARTKRDGYRPPAYWEKIPPLLERLTIPVVANGEIWQIEDAIRCQQQSQCQDLMLGRGALATPDLAAKIKAHVQARTYKPLDWQEVVYHIVNSSMHQDENVSEKYFSARTKQWLGYLKLQYPEAHDLFEEIKRLKAKSDVVTVLQKYAKSPSLDSNHNI, from the coding sequence ATGAAACTTATATTGGCCCCGATGGAGGGCGTTGTCGACTTTAAAATGCGTGAATTACTTACCGACCTTGGCGGATTCGATCTTTGCGTCACTGAGTTTGTGCGTGTGGTTGACCTAACTTTGCCAAGAAGAGTTTTCGTGCGCTATTGCCCAGAGCTACTAAACGGGGGGCTAACTCGATCAGGTACCCCCGTGAGAATACAATTGTTAGGTCAAGTACCCCATGTGCTTGCAGCAAACGCCAGAAAAGCCGTTAAGCTTGGCTCCCATGGTATTGATCTCAACTTTGGCTGCCCTGCAAAAACCGTCAATAAGAGCAAAGGCGGTGCGGTACTACTTAAAGAGCCTGAACAAATTTATCAAATTATTAAAGCTGTTCGCGAGGCCGTTCCTGAAGAGCATGTAGTCAGTGCCAAAATCCGATTAGGGTTTGATGATGATGCCAACAGCTGTGAAATCGTCGATGCCGTACAGAGTGCAGGCGCATCATCCTTAGCCATTCACGCAAGAACTAAGCGGGATGGTTATCGACCTCCAGCCTACTGGGAAAAAATCCCACCTCTACTGGAAAGACTGACTATACCTGTGGTTGCAAATGGTGAAATATGGCAAATAGAAGACGCTATTCGATGTCAGCAGCAAAGTCAGTGTCAAGACCTTATGTTAGGTCGCGGTGCACTTGCCACACCTGATCTAGCAGCAAAAATAAAGGCACATGTTCAGGCTCGAACCTATAAGCCATTAGACTGGCAAGAGGTTGTATATCATATTGTCAATTCTTCAATGCACCAAGACGAAAATGTCAGTGAGAAATACTTTTCAGCCAGAACAAAGCAATGGCTTGGTTATTTAAAATTGCAGTACCCTGAAGCACACGATTTATTTGAGGAAATAAAACGTCTAAAAGCAAAATCGGACGTCGTTACTGTATTACAGAAATATGCAAAATCTCCGTCACTTGATTCAAATCATAACATCTAA
- a CDS encoding RNA polymerase-binding protein DksA — MNENLLKQCQVKLKEELVQTRASFVQDLRTNTNPVILELAEELESTSPSDWIDSINEKICPNQFPSYQRLVQIEAALCQIDIGQFGFCCDCEKEIEDKLLEQDPATQRCSQCCPNKVLIEV, encoded by the coding sequence ATGAATGAAAATCTACTAAAGCAATGCCAAGTAAAATTGAAAGAGGAGCTTGTTCAAACACGAGCAAGCTTTGTTCAAGATTTGAGAACAAATACAAATCCAGTTATTTTAGAACTCGCAGAGGAATTAGAAAGTACTTCCCCTTCAGACTGGATTGATAGCATTAATGAAAAGATATGCCCAAACCAATTTCCCAGTTATCAAAGGCTCGTTCAAATTGAAGCGGCATTGTGCCAAATTGATATAGGACAATTTGGATTTTGCTGCGACTGTGAAAAAGAGATCGAAGATAAACTGTTAGAGCAAGATCCAGCGACACAGAGATGTTCTCAATGTTGTCCCAACAAAGTACTTATTGAAGTTTAA
- a CDS encoding tetratricopeptide repeat protein, with the protein MKQMSKATALALMMSLAGGALSTAAFAAPDPAKIEERKNAKTKVMGERVGKKVIKAFDLYNEDKVDEAITLLLEIDASDDFDKATVNRYLGNLYAQKEEYKTAIKYIRQAVAPDVLNFKDHADLLKLLGDLLIGTEQYEGAKKTYYDWMDFTGEQDPKVYGRIAQANYELKKFADVIEPADQAITLNEEEPNKSYYMLKIGSYFELKQYKNAVSVAETLVKIFPEDKQVWTQLGSFYMQTEQYRKGQTVMEIAYEKGYFDKENHYKILGSYYSLNEIPYKAAITFEKAIKNKHIERTKQNVTAIASYFHQAKNIDKAAKYYEEAAKFENDPELYRKAGSLLLQDLQYAAAVVRLNKALELGSKKKGTIYSDLAEAYLYQEKYKQAYRAIMKAQEDPKTRRFARSWASFIKEKAQRKGISL; encoded by the coding sequence ATGAAGCAAATGTCAAAAGCAACAGCTCTTGCTCTGATGATGTCATTAGCTGGCGGTGCGTTAAGCACCGCAGCGTTTGCAGCGCCAGATCCAGCAAAGATCGAAGAGCGTAAAAATGCAAAGACAAAAGTCATGGGTGAGCGCGTTGGTAAAAAGGTCATCAAAGCTTTTGACCTTTACAACGAAGATAAAGTGGATGAAGCAATCACTTTACTTCTTGAAATCGATGCATCTGACGATTTTGATAAAGCGACGGTTAATCGTTATTTAGGTAACCTTTATGCTCAGAAAGAAGAGTATAAGACGGCTATCAAATATATTCGTCAAGCAGTAGCACCAGATGTACTTAACTTTAAAGATCATGCTGATCTATTAAAGTTACTTGGTGACCTATTAATAGGTACTGAGCAGTACGAAGGCGCTAAAAAGACTTATTACGACTGGATGGACTTTACAGGTGAACAAGACCCTAAAGTTTATGGTCGTATTGCACAGGCAAACTATGAGCTTAAAAAGTTTGCTGATGTAATTGAGCCTGCTGACCAAGCGATTACCTTAAATGAAGAAGAACCTAACAAATCGTATTATATGCTGAAAATTGGTTCGTACTTTGAACTAAAACAGTATAAGAATGCAGTTAGTGTTGCTGAAACACTTGTCAAAATCTTCCCTGAAGATAAGCAAGTTTGGACTCAACTAGGTTCATTCTATATGCAGACAGAACAGTACCGTAAAGGTCAAACTGTGATGGAAATTGCATATGAGAAAGGCTATTTCGACAAAGAGAACCACTACAAGATTCTTGGTAGTTACTATTCTTTGAATGAGATCCCTTATAAAGCGGCTATTACGTTTGAAAAGGCGATCAAAAACAAACACATTGAGCGTACAAAGCAAAATGTGACTGCAATAGCAAGTTACTTCCACCAAGCGAAGAACATTGATAAAGCAGCTAAGTACTATGAAGAAGCAGCTAAGTTTGAAAACGATCCAGAGTTGTATAGAAAGGCAGGTAGCTTATTGTTACAAGACCTTCAATACGCTGCAGCGGTCGTTCGTTTAAACAAAGCTCTTGAGCTGGGCTCTAAAAAGAAGGGTACAATTTACTCTGACCTAGCCGAAGCTTATCTGTATCAAGAAAAGTACAAGCAAGCATATCGTGCGATTATGAAGGCTCAAGAAGATCCTAAGACTCGCCGATTCGCTCGCAGCTGGGCATCTTTCATCAAAGAAAAAGCACAGCGTAAAGGCATCAGTCTTTAA
- a CDS encoding ExbD/TolR family protein encodes MARKQRFREEEEAAVDMTPMLDIVFIMLIFFIVTTSFVKEAGIEVKKPKAAQAQTKKNANIFIAIRENGEIWMDKRQVDVERVSANLENLLAEQQTETVIIQADKGAKHGVVVKVMDQIKATDDGLKISIAGAK; translated from the coding sequence ATGGCACGTAAACAGCGTTTTCGTGAAGAAGAAGAAGCAGCAGTAGATATGACGCCGATGCTTGACATCGTATTCATCATGTTGATTTTCTTCATCGTAACTACCTCTTTTGTTAAAGAGGCAGGCATTGAAGTTAAAAAGCCAAAAGCTGCACAGGCTCAAACTAAGAAAAATGCAAACATCTTTATCGCTATCCGTGAAAACGGTGAGATTTGGATGGACAAGCGTCAGGTCGATGTTGAGCGTGTAAGCGCTAACCTTGAAAATCTATTAGCTGAACAACAAACTGAAACTGTCATTATCCAAGCGGATAAAGGTGCTAAACACGGTGTTGTTGTGAAGGTAATGGACCAAATTAAGGCAACTGATGACGGACTGAAGATTTCAATAGCTGGAGCTAAGTAA
- a CDS encoding MotA/TolQ/ExbB proton channel family protein has protein sequence MLVLVETWESIRDFVATGGDVLFVVAMALFLMWVLMIERYWFLLVEFPRMHKGIVARWDARQDTTSWYAHRIREAWVSEASEKLDERMLIIKTLVAMCPLIGLLGTVTGMISVFETMATQGTGNPRLMASGISMATIPTMAGMVAALSGVFFSTRLEARAKMAKEKLIDSLPHH, from the coding sequence ATGCTAGTCCTGGTGGAGACGTGGGAATCTATCAGGGATTTTGTTGCTACAGGCGGCGACGTACTATTCGTTGTCGCAATGGCACTCTTTCTTATGTGGGTATTAATGATTGAGCGCTATTGGTTCCTATTAGTTGAGTTCCCTAGAATGCATAAGGGGATTGTAGCTAGATGGGATGCCCGCCAAGATACTACATCTTGGTACGCACACAGAATCCGTGAAGCATGGGTTTCTGAAGCGTCTGAAAAATTAGATGAGCGTATGTTGATTATCAAAACATTGGTTGCAATGTGTCCATTAATCGGTCTACTAGGTACAGTAACAGGTATGATTTCAGTATTTGAAACCATGGCTACACAAGGTACTGGTAACCCGCGTTTGATGGCATCAGGCATTTCAATGGCAACGATACCAACAATGGCTGGAATGGTTGCGGCACTATCAGGTGTATTCTTTAGCACTCGTCTTGAAGCGAGAGCAAAAATGGCTAAAGAAAAACTTATCGATAGTTTGCCACATCACTAG
- a CDS encoding MotA/TolQ/ExbB proton channel family protein, producing the protein MKKLFKGFAVAAALTVSAGAALNAHANTEALDKILEQVKQNRISEGKINKAREQEFLSERADKQALLNKAKRDLAAEKARGERLNKQFKQNEVTLAEKETELVNAQGTLGEMFGVVRRSAADAIGSIEASIVSAEKPGRAEVLRSLAAAKELPTTRELEELWIAFQTEMTESAKTSTFEAEVAELSGDINVKPVTRIGNFNLITQDGYVVYDVENKAIVPLGKQPASNVVATIGDLLNTPATGYVPFVVDPTRGAILRLNTQKASVEERWHQGDTVGYIITALLALGALIALVRFVDLMLVGAKIKSQIKNANNPSDNNPLGRILKVYHDNKNQDVENLELKLDEAILRETPRIEAGINIIKILAAIAPLLGLLGTVVGMILTFESITLFGTGDPKIMAGNISLALVTTALGLIAALPLILLHAIVAGRSKSILHILDEQSAGIVAAHAEKEKA; encoded by the coding sequence ATGAAGAAACTATTTAAAGGTTTTGCAGTTGCTGCAGCATTAACAGTTTCTGCTGGTGCCGCGTTGAATGCACATGCAAACACGGAAGCACTAGATAAGATCCTTGAGCAAGTTAAACAGAACCGAATTTCTGAAGGTAAAATTAACAAAGCTCGTGAGCAAGAGTTCTTATCTGAGCGCGCTGACAAGCAAGCTCTTCTTAACAAAGCTAAGCGTGACCTAGCTGCTGAGAAAGCACGTGGCGAGCGTCTTAACAAGCAATTCAAGCAAAACGAAGTTACACTTGCTGAGAAAGAAACTGAGCTAGTAAATGCACAGGGTACTCTTGGTGAGATGTTCGGTGTTGTACGTCGTTCTGCAGCAGATGCTATCGGTTCAATCGAAGCGTCAATCGTAAGTGCTGAAAAGCCAGGACGTGCTGAAGTTCTTCGTTCTCTAGCTGCTGCTAAAGAACTACCAACTACACGTGAACTAGAAGAGCTTTGGATTGCATTCCAAACTGAAATGACTGAATCTGCAAAGACATCTACTTTCGAAGCTGAAGTAGCTGAGCTAAGCGGTGACATCAATGTGAAGCCTGTTACTCGTATCGGTAACTTCAACCTAATCACACAAGATGGTTATGTTGTATACGATGTAGAGAACAAAGCAATTGTTCCTCTAGGTAAGCAACCAGCATCAAACGTTGTTGCTACAATCGGTGACCTTCTTAACACACCTGCAACTGGTTACGTACCTTTCGTAGTTGATCCAACTCGTGGTGCTATCCTTCGCCTGAATACACAAAAAGCAAGTGTTGAAGAGCGTTGGCACCAAGGTGACACAGTAGGTTACATCATCACTGCATTACTAGCACTAGGTGCTCTTATTGCATTGGTTCGTTTTGTTGACCTAATGCTTGTTGGTGCGAAGATCAAATCTCAAATCAAGAACGCTAACAACCCAAGTGATAACAACCCACTTGGCCGTATCTTGAAAGTGTACCACGATAACAAGAACCAAGACGTTGAGAACCTTGAGCTTAAACTTGACGAAGCAATTCTACGTGAAACGCCTCGCATTGAAGCTGGTATCAACATCATCAAGATCCTTGCAGCTATCGCACCACTACTAGGTCTACTTGGTACGGTTGTTGGTATGATCTTGACGTTCGAATCAATCACTCTATTCGGTACTGGTGATCCGAAGATCATGGCAGGTAACATCTCTCTAGCACTTGTTACTACAGCACTTGGTCTAATTGCTGCGCTACCATTAATCCTACTTCACGCTATTGTTGCTGGTCGTAGTAAATCAATCCTACACATTCTTGACGAGCAAAGCGCGGGTATCGTTGCTGCGCACGCGGAGAAGGAGAAAGCATAA